The stretch of DNA TTTGAAGACTTCCACACCGCACCCCAGGGGAAGGCCTTTCATGGCCATATAATCAATTGAATTCTCATTTTCAATCTCTGAGATAACCAAGGATGCTTTTTCCCAGGCTACAAGAGGATTATCCCCGGTCGCTCGAATGATAATATCGGGCTTGAAAAACCTTCCTGCCTCGATATAGCGATTCAGTACATCACTCCGGTCTCCTGTGAAAACTTTAAAACCGCATTTTTCGGCCAGAGGTTGGAGAACCGTATCGTCTCCAGGGGCTGTCACGATTACATAATCATCAAGATTTAAATACCTGAGGGACAACATGGCATGCTCTATGACCGTCCTTCCCTGGATGATTTTTAATGCTTTTTGGGGAAGCCGGGAAGAGTCCAGGCGAACCTGCAGGAATACGGCTTTTTTCATTCCAATTTCCAGAGTTCAGTTAAACTGTAAGGATCCATTTGAAAGCGGAATTTATTTTTTCTGACCCAGTGCCATATTTCTGTATAATCCTTGAAGGAATTAAAAATGGACATCCGGGATTGCAGGTGGAAACGCAGTATGCTGGGAAGAGACAACTGACAGGAATCTCCCTTAAAATGGAGTGCCAGGTTCTTTAAAAAGAAACGCTTATATGAACTGTCAATGCTGATATTATCATGGGGAATTTCATTCTGGTAGGCAATTTTTATACCAGTAAAACACTGAATTTTTTCACCCCATAAGTAGGCTCTGAAACCAAAATCCATTTTTTGCCAATAGGGCGAAAGAATTTTAGAATCAAAACCCTCTGTAAGCATAAATTTCTTCCTGTTGTAAATCCCGCAGTAATCAAATGGATAAAGTGTAGGAGTATCATTTTTTACAGAACCTAAGGATAGCACTTCCAGTTTATGACCAGAAAAAAATGGAGCAAGCCTGATGGGAATGGA from Oceanispirochaeta sp. encodes:
- a CDS encoding acylneuraminate cytidylyltransferase, giving the protein MKKAVFLQVRLDSSRLPQKALKIIQGRTVIEHAMLSLRYLNLDDYVIVTAPGDDTVLQPLAEKCGFKVFTGDRSDVLNRYIEAGRFFKPDIIIRATGDNPLVAWEKASLVISEIENENSIDYMAMKGLPLGCGVEVFKREALERAYSLTDNPYDHEHVTPYLYRNPDQFNIQYMNHAPPMNHRVTLDTIEDYNRISKIFSDLYHATTIDFESLKEYLLQND